The Pseudomonadota bacterium genome has a window encoding:
- a CDS encoding helix-turn-helix domain-containing protein, which translates to MRNEEKSVFALLKEGLESTLERVKTKRPLRVTQVDIPDPPPVYSSQDVVRLRARLNMSQSAFAALLAVSRRAVEKWEQGERHPASGSARLMQFIEHPGLLDQFAPREAEPAPRIRSAGTRHAR; encoded by the coding sequence GTGAGAAATGAAGAGAAATCGGTATTCGCACTCCTGAAAGAGGGTTTGGAGAGCACGCTGGAGAGGGTCAAGACAAAAAGGCCGCTTCGCGTCACCCAGGTCGACATTCCAGACCCTCCCCCGGTCTATTCGTCACAAGACGTGGTGCGTCTGCGCGCGCGGCTCAACATGAGCCAATCCGCCTTCGCGGCACTGCTGGCCGTCTCTCGCCGGGCCGTGGAGAAATGGGAGCAGGGCGAGAGACACCCCGCAAGCGGCAGCGCGAGACTGATGCAGTTCATCGAGCATCCGGGTCTGCTCGATCAGTTCGCCCCGAGGGAGGCCGAGCCTGCTCCGCGTATCCGCAGCGCAGGTACCCGACATGCACGCTGA